The Patescibacteria group bacterium DNA segment CAGGTCTATTTGTGTGGCCTTGATATTCTCAACGTAAAGGTCTTTGACTGCCAGCTTTTGAAAGAACTGGCCTATTCCTGACGGGTCGCTTTCTAACTGGCTGAGTAATCCCCGTGAAGTGTACCAGCCGCCGAAGCCGAAGGTCATGCGCCATTCTTGCTTTTGCAGGTTTATCTTCTCGTGTATCCAGCCGATATTGCCGGTTCTGCTCTTACCTTCGCGGGAATCGTAAATCTTGACGTAATCTAAGACTTCCGCCCCGACATTAATCGGGACTTCACCGCTGCCTGCTTCGGCTAACATCTGGTATTTACCCAAAATAGCGGTAGCGATACTGGCCGCCTGGACGTTACTGTCTAACCTTAGGTTAACCGGCTCGACAATATATTGACCTAGAGCATTATAGGAATCGGTATCGGTAGCCGTTCCGGCATACGCCGGTGTATCATCAGCCTGGCTTTTGACATCAATCTTATTGGGGATAACCAGACGCTTGCGGTAGGCTTTGGCAAAGAAGGTATGGTTCTCATAAGCGACTTCAACATAGACTTGAGTACAACGGGATACCTTGGTAATAGCACCGCCGCCAGACTTGCACTGTATTAGTGATACGCCAGCTTGCAGGTTATTAATATCAGTCCATGTCCATGCTACCCCTGACTGCGGGTTGGTCGCCCAAGTTTTAGAGTATGTTACCCATGTGGCATATGTCAGTGTAAAAGGGTCGCTTTCGTAGGCCGTCCCGCCTGTTTTAATAGCAATCTTCAAAGATGGTTGCACAGGTACGCCACCGGCATAACCACGAGCATACACCTTGACGTATTTAATAATACCCTGCCCGCTGACATTGTTTCCCAGAGCATATAAGTCACGTAACCATGAGGCAGAGAGGGTGTAAACATTAGTCGTTGCATCATCCGCAACTACTTCGTCTACCTTATCAAAGTGAGAATCAGCAGCAGGGTCTTGATTATCAATATTGGTTTCATCACCGGCGCCGCTCGGCCGGACTGTTTCGGTCTGAATCTCAAGAGCATACTGGTAATCGTAGGTCGTTCCGGCAATAGTCGGTACAAATATATGTATATGGCCGTCATTGCCAAATCTGACAGCGCAGCCGGTATAGTCGAGTAATCGCCTCAACGCCGCTAATCGTGACTGCCCACGATACACACGGAAGCCGTCTTTGGGTAGGTAAACATCAATCAGGGCATCTTCTGAGTCCCAATCCACGGTGTAGGTGGGATAAGAGGCAAAAGCGGTCATCGTGCCATCGAAGAGGTCAGCGATAATACCTTTGACAGTTAATAAATCGGTACTGGTCGGCTCGTAATCCGATTCGGCCTTTTCTTCTGCCAGTAAATTCGGTATGCCGACACATTCCAGAACACAATCTAAAACACCCGGGGCGGAGTTTAATTTCTGGGACATAACCCACAGCGGAGCGCAGGCGGAATATTCGTCCCCTGCCGAAGTGGTAACACCACGGGACAACTCTACTTTGAATCCCTGTAAATCCAAATCGGTGAACGTCTTATCAGAGTTATTCAGGTAGATAGTGGCTTTATGACTAAAGGGTTCTTCTTCGCGCGGGTCTACTTTGCTAATGCGGGTACGGTCGTAGGTATAGGTAGTTATCCCATGCGTCAGTACGGCCTTAACTAAAACATTCCGGGGATTCTTCTGCCCTGAAATTAAAGTATCTGAAAGTGTTCTCATAATTAATCCTTTGAGTGACGAACGTATCTATCAGGTATCTGTAAGCGTCTTAAATCGGCTTTGGCTTCGGCTACCAGACTTTGCCCTTTTAGGGTGTAGGCTTGCCAGTTTGCCCCAATCGGCATACTGGGTAACATATAAATGCCGTAGTCCTCAATCAGTGATCCGCTTACCCACTTAATCAAGACTTCCTCCAATGCCGGGGATAATGTAGAATCCGCTAGAGCTAAAGTAACCACATCATCAACATCGGCAGCGACAACTAAACCTGGAGTAATGGAAACCGTTGCCACGTTAGCCGCTATAGTGGCCGTAGCTGTGACCATGTACTCGGTAGTATCTCCGGCGATAGTTAGCTTGGTGTACTTATTGACGGTGCCGGTTCCTAACGATTTAACAACTAATGAGGTAGCAGCAAGCGCACCTGCCGTACTTACCGCCCCTGCCGTATCTGCCGTGCCAATAGCTTCTTGTAGAATATGCAGACGGTCAGGATAGACGTAGACAGTCTTTGAGGCATCGGGTATGAGATTCAGGTCAAGAGAGACTATCTTACCCCGTTGATAGAAGTTGCGGAATGACTTTGGCTCGTAATCCAGTTCATAAATGGCATACTCTACGCCGTCAGCCTGGGCTAGTTTCACTAAATCGTCAGCGTCCCAATCAGTGAGGATAATGTCGCGGGTCGTACCATCAGTGGTATATGTTCCTCTGGTTGGTACCGCTCTATCAGAAGGGTGTCTTTCGGTAGTCTTGAGAGGTACAGCATAGGAGATTTGCTTTAGAATTGCCCCCATGTATTCAGAGATATAGGCATCGGAATAATAGGTATTGGCCGTATCACGGAGTTTATTTTCTATTCTGGATAATATTTCAGCGTGTGTTAGCATTTATATTCTCCTAACAAAAGAGGGGAGTGTTAGTCCCCTCTCGGATTCGGATTCATTAGATTACTGTATTGGTTCCGTACTACATGGTTTTCCGTCATCGTGGTAGCAGAAATGGTATTGGTATATAGCACTATCGCCGTAGATAGTTTTTAACTCTGATATGACACTATCTCCGCCGTCTACTTCATTGGTAACATCAATCGCCGCTACCTTCTCATTTAGTTCACCTGTTTTCTGATATGCTTCAGCCCACTTAATCATTGTTCTTTTCCTTCAAGTTGAACCGGACTACTAACTTAGTAATGACGTTCTTAGCTTTAGCAGAAGCGTTATCAGGCAAGGTTATAAACTCGGTCTGCATTTTAGGGATAGTTTTACCTTCGTATTTCTTCATAACTTAGACTCCGAAAAGCGAGCGTTCTTGTGCGTAATGTTGAGCTATTTCCGTAGTGGTTAAAGCACGATTGAAGATTCTGACCAAGGCTACTTTCCCTGTTAGTATTCTGGTGGCATCGGCTGGATTTTTGCCTATTTGTACATTAGTAGCAGCGTAAGCTATTGGTCCGGCAGCGGCAGTTCCAGCACCTACAGAAGCCCCGTTTTCGTAAAGGTAAACAGCAGAGCCGTCATACACGCCAGTTAGATGTATCCACTTACCAGCAGTACAGACATTCCCTTGCTTTTCCGGTGCTGAAGCTCCATCTTCAATATAGAAACTTGATTTAGTGCTACTAAACCTTAATCCCCAACCTGTAAACCCGGCCGCCTCGCAGGAGATTACCTCATCAATCCATGCCGCCGCTAGAGTGGTGGGATTAACCCATGCCATAACTGTAATGTTGGCCGGTTGCAGACTGGCATGGCTGGTAACTGTAACAACATCATCCGTACCATCAAAACTCAGTTCCCACAAGCCTTTAGAGTTTCTTGTCCACAATGCCCCGGTGATTGTGCCGTGATTGGCATTACCGGAGAAATCACGGATAACAGATGAGTAGGCATCATTCTGACCTGGCAACCACAGGACAGTTGAAGCATCAGGATGGAATTTGACTAACGAACCACATTGCATATATGGTTTTTTAAGTAATTTCTGCATGGCTAGTCATCCATATCGGCAGTCAGTAGAATGGACATTAAAGAAGCATCCCAATCTGTGCCGGTTTTATCAATGAGTACCCCGTATAGTTTAGGTGAGTCAAAGGCCATTGGGAGACCGCAACCTTCACCTGCTACCGTGACTGCAAATGACTGTCCTGTGCCTACATCCTTCATGGCCGGAAAGTTTATTGAACCAATAAAGTAAGGTATATCGGCAGCTACTGGACATACCCCGGCAGCATTATCATCTAATTCACAAGTCGGGGGTGCGCTGTAAAGCTGTAGTTCTGTAAGCGAAGTTAAGGCAGTTTTGGCGCAGGTTATTATTGCCTTGGTGATATATCCCGTTCCACTAAAGTCAAAGTCCCAATCCGTACCCTCGGTATTGTCGGCATCTTCACAAACCACATCATCGGCAGAATGAGCCCCATCAACGATAGTCTTAGTAGCTAGAACTGTCTTTCTGTGATTAACAGGAAAAGGCTTTAGTTCAATCTGCTCATTATTAATTTTAATGTCAGCGACATAAGCCGATTCAAAAGTACCGGATGCCTCCCATCCATAGTCAAAGGTTATCCGGTAAATCGTCCATGACTTAAACAGCGCATCAGCCTGAAACTGCGCCCATGTATATTGTGTGCCAGCGACTAAAGCTGTACCAGTGGTATTCTCGCCATAGTAGAACATCCCCGATGTAGCCGAAGTGAACTCGCTGGCATCCCAACCCGCAGCCTTTTCAACCGTAGAACCCAGTTGAGTAATTTCAGCCCTCTTGTCAAAGTCGGTAGGATTGTGAACCCAAATAACCATACCGACACCCATTGTTTCTTCATTGGTCATATAATAAGACCATTCAACCGTCTTTAGTTGGGTAACTAGCATTTCGTTGACTGGGATATTGATTCTAGCCCAATCATCACCAGTCTGCACACCGCCGTACAGTTCCGCTAGCCAGCCACTAGAACCTTTCTGGTCCAAAGGTGAAGTAGAACCCCTAATCCACATCGCCTTGCCGTTATTGGCCGAAGCCAGAGTAGGCTTGCCAAATTTACTTGCTAATTTAATTTCAGTCGCCATTTTAATATCCTCCTGTGCTACCCATCTAAGTCCAGCACTCGCTTTTATTAGAGGAGTATAGTTATATTCAAATAAAATGAGGGGGAGATTTTCCGGTACTCCCCCTCCAGGATTCAGACGTACCTTATATTCAATTGGATATAAGTTCTACCGTCAGGTCGTGACAGGAATCGTCATTGGATGTTTGAGTTATATCGAGCCTTAAAGTAGAACCAGCCCTCAGAGTATTCATGGGTATGGTTGTCCATGTTTTCTCTGTATCGTAATTGTTAATGGATGGTCTAGTATTGAAGATGCTTACCCCGTCACACAGTATGTCTATTTCGGTAGGGATATTCCCTTTACCCGGGATACGTACTGACATTTCCACTTTGGAAGGTTCAAAATCCTCCTGTAGTTTATATGTCCCTCCTACCTGTACTTTTGTGCGCGAGATATTACCATCAATGTACCAACGTATTTTTTCCACGCTATACCTCCTTGGTCATCAGCTTAGTTGCCGGGCATTGCTCTGAAATCTTTGTACTCGCATCAGGTCTAATGCCTAACGGGTACATCCGGCAAGCGATAGGACGCTTATCATAGATAGAACATTTATGTTTTCTTTTGTTGTAGAAGTGGCACGGTAGTTTCAGCGCATACCAGTTGCCAATCGTAGTAATATGCTTGTAGATATGCTTGTCCAGCTTCTTTAGTGCCTGGAACTCATGCGCCCACAGCGCAACACCCACCCCTTCTTCACAGCATTTACCGCATTTTTGGCATTGGAAAGAAGTGCGAAAATCCCTTATGGTTTTTTCTATCTGGTCACTAATTTCCTTAGCTTTTTGATGGTCTGCTTTTTCTAGTATTTCTATCATTAACTACCGTGCCTTTCTTCTATGATTTACAGTACGTCAGCCGGGTCTAATTCCGCCCACTGAATGTAGGGATGGAACACAGCATCACTGGATGCAGCACTCACGTAGTAAATCATGGCCGCACCAGAGGTCATATAGCGGGGGAACCCTTCTTTAATGAAGTTGTATTCCTGGTAGAGACCTTTAGCGGTGATACCCAGACCGGCAGTAGTGCAGGATGCGTCAGCCATAAGAGCCATGTGGTACAGAACACAGTCGTTAGCTGTATCCAGAGCCGACACGGTAACAAGGAACGTAGTAGCCACACCCTTGACAATCGAAGCTTGCGGAGCCGCTTTGGTCGGGTTGGTAGCATACAGGCAATTCTTGGCATTGACATCAGTACCAGTAACCGCCAGTGACACGCCCATAGCACCCGAAGAACGGGTAAAGATTAACCATGAATCAGGAGCCGCACCGCCATCACCTTCAAACATGACCTTGAACAGAATG contains these protein-coding regions:
- a CDS encoding LamG domain-containing protein, whose protein sequence is MQKLLKKPYMQCGSLVKFHPDASTVLWLPGQNDAYSSVIRDFSGNANHGTITGALWTRNSKGLWELSFDGTDDVVTVTSHASLQPANITVMAWVNPTTLAAAWIDEVISCEAAGFTGWGLRFSSTKSSFYIEDGASAPEKQGNVCTAGKWIHLTGVYDGSAVYLYENGASVGAGTAAAGPIAYAATNVQIGKNPADATRILTGKVALVRIFNRALTTTEIAQHYAQERSLFGV
- a CDS encoding YkgJ family cysteine cluster protein, yielding MIEILEKADHQKAKEISDQIEKTIRDFRTSFQCQKCGKCCEEGVGVALWAHEFQALKKLDKHIYKHITTIGNWYALKLPCHFYNKRKHKCSIYDKRPIACRMYPLGIRPDASTKISEQCPATKLMTKEV